From one Trifolium pratense cultivar HEN17-A07 linkage group LG1, ARS_RC_1.1, whole genome shotgun sequence genomic stretch:
- the LOC123906090 gene encoding rRNA biogenesis protein RRP5 isoform X1 has product MAPRNDKPHKNKNNDKPKIAKASKKISKPKREQNGAVVKSESLALQLEDEVPDFPRGREFNVKRSSNDNEKFGDEDDPKKEWKNKKKGKKVFKKSDEDENDWGLLSGAGITGKLPRYVNRVTLKNIAPGMKLWGVVTEVNNKDLVVSLPGGLRGIVHASDAFDPIFNNKTEVGESFLSSVFRVGQLVSCIVLRLDDDKKEKGHRKVWLSLRLSLLHKNFNLDVVQEGMVLAAYVKSIEDHGFILHFGVPSFTGFLPKEGWNGEVRIGQHVQGLVKSIDKVRKVVYFSSDSDTMSKSVTKDLKGMSIDLLVPGMMVNARVKSILENGVMLSFLTYFTGTVDMFHLQNIYPAANWKDKYIESQKVVCRILFIDPSSRAVGLTLNPHLVQNRAPPSHVKIGDIYDNSKVVRVDKGSGLLLEVPSIPESTPAFVSISDISEEEIQKLEKKYKEGNHVRVRILGLRHLEGLATGVLKASALEEAVFTHSDVKPGMVVKAKILSVDSFGAIVQIPGGVKALCPLRHMSELEIVKPGKKFQVGAELVFRVLGCKSKRVTVTHKKTLVKSKLGIISSFVDVTDGLITHGWITKIETHGCFVRFYNGVQGFAPRSELELEAGGDPGAVYNVGQVVKCRVISSIPASRRINLSFIIKPTRISEDDVVPLGSIVSGIVDEVTSNAVVVKINSSGLSKGTIFTEHLADHHGQATLMKSVLKPGYKFDQLLVLDFMGSSSEKEKDLKEKQYQRNKMILSAKSSLIKYAQQIPAEISQTHPNSVVHGYICNLIETGCFVRFLGPLTAFSPRNQAADEQKTNILDAYFKGQSVRCYVSKISGKRVTVSLKQTSCSSADASFIQDYFLMDEKIAKLEHTSSSASDLKWCERFNIGTVVEGRVKDVKDGIVVCFEKYNDLFGFITNNQLGGTVLEKGSVVEAFVLDVAKTEKLVDLSLKPEFMNISREKSSTRHTKKKKRQREALRDLVLHQTVNALVEIAKDNYLASVVITIQFSHLLVKYFGTYLTVFLLSLLSVMQVVSIPDYNYTIGYAQLSDYNTQNFPRKEFPTGKSVVATVTALPSPETSGRLLLLLKEDNETSSSKRSKNSSYKVGSLVDAEITEIKTFELKLKFGSGIRGRIHITEVHDAIVLENPFSGYKVGQTVKARIVSKPNETDSSRNGSGWELSVRPEIVKGSSDIGDNASEKLNFKIGQCVAGYVYKVESEWVWLAVSRNVKAQLHILDSSTEPNELEDFQNRFHVGKPVSGNVVSINLEKRLLRLVLRSFSTPISKTIEEPQINDVNKDLTAFIHEGDILGGRISKILPGVGGLLVQIGPHIYGKVNFTELADKWVPDPLSGYHEGQFLKCVVLEVSNTARGTVHVDLSLRSSNVMPLQDSADVHSNVCVEKIEDLHPGMVVKGYVKIVSPKGCFILLSRKIEARILLSNLSDQFVTDLEKEFPVGKLVIGRVVSAEPLSNRVEVTLKTSTGSSTSKSEISDLGKFHVGDVISGKIKRVESFGLFIAIDNTNVVGLCHVSEISDDHIENIEAKFGAGERVNAIVLKVDEERHRISLGMKNSYMRGETVLQIPLDEGSNEPIEDGMKSTSSTNNILLGPSNMDVEYETDQFPILSQAEERAYVPPLDVALDDFDQFEVNNTNSHSEGANEEGVLNEKQKRREKKKAKEEREKQIRAAEERLLEEDVPRTADEFEKLVRSSPNSSFNWIKYMEFMISLADVEKARSIAERALKTINFREMDEKFNICKAYLNLENEYGNPKKEAIEKVLKKALEFYDGKKVYLALLGMYERTEQHSLADELLNKMTKEFKHSCKVWLRRVQSLLLQKQDAVQPVVEHVKSILPKHKHVKFISQTAILEFKIGVPDRGRSLFEEILRKHPKRTDLWSVYLDQEIKLKDEDLIRALFERAISLSLPPKKMKFLFKKYLDFEKSQGDEERIESVKRKALEYIESMP; this is encoded by the exons ATGGCACCGCGTAATGATAAACCGCATAAGAATAAGAACAATGATAAGCCTAAAATCGCTAAAGCTTCTAAGAAAATATCTAAACCTAAAAGGGAACAAAACGGCGCCGTTGTGAAATCAGAATCCCTTGCTTTGCAGCTTGAAGACGAAGTTCCTGATTTTCCCAGAG GTAGAGAATTTAATGTGAAGCGAAGTAGTAATGATAATGAGAAATTTGGCGATGAGGATGATCCGAAGAAAGAGTGGAAGAATAAGAAGAAAGGGAAGAAAGTGTTTAAGAAGAgtgatgaagatgaaaatgATTGGGGCTTGCTTTCCGGTGCTGGTATCACCGGAAAATTGCCACGTTACGTGAATAGAGTTACCCTCAAG AATATAGCACCTGGAATGAAGCTGTGGGGAGTTGTTACTGAAGTAAATAACAAAGACCTTGTAGTTAGTTTACCAGGTGGTTTGCGTGGTATTGTTCATGCTTCAGACGCATTTGATCCTATTTTCAACAACAAAACTGAG GTTGGAGAAAGTTTTCTTTCGAGTGTATTTCGTGTTGGGCAGCTAGTTTCTTGCATTGTGCTTAGATTAGACGATGACAAGAAAGAGAAAGGACACAGGAAAGTTTGGCTTTCTTTGCGTCTTTCTTTGTTGCACAAGAACTTCAACTTAGACGTTGTTCAGGAAGGCATG GTTCTTGCTGCATACGTGAAAAGCATCGAAGACCATGGTTTCATTCTTCATTTTGGTGTGCCGTCTTTCACGGGATTCTTACCTAAAG AAGGCTGGAATGGAGAAGTTAGAATTGGGCAACATGTGCAGGGATTGGTCAAGAGTATCGATAAAGTTCGTAAAGTGGTTTACTTTAGTTCCGACTCTGATACAATGTCCAAAAGTGTG ACGAAGGATCTCAAGGGTATGTCAATTGATCTTCTAGTTCCAGGAATGATGGTTAATGCCCGTGTGAAGTCAATCCTCGAGAATGGTGTTATGTTATCATTTCTCACGTACTTCACTGGAACT GTTGATATGTTTCATTTGCAAAATATATATCCTGCAGCAAACTGGAAGGATAAGTACATTGAATCTCAGAAG GTTGTTTGTCGGATATTATTCATTGATCCATCAAGTAGAGCTGTTGGTTTGACGCTGAATCCACATCTTGTTCAGAACAGGGCCCCTCCTTCG CATGTTAAAATTGGAGATATATATGACAACTCAAAAGTTGTCAGGGTGGATAAAGGTTCGGGGCTATTGCTCGAAGTTCCATCCATTCCAGAGTCAACTCCAGCTTTTGTCAGT ATATCTGATATTTCTGAAGAAGAGATTCAAAAGCTTGAGAAAAAGTACAAGGAAGGAAACCATGTTCGTGTTCGGATTCTTGGGTTAAGGCATTTGGAAGGACTTGCTACAGGAGTTTTGAAG GCTAGTGCTTTGGAAGAGGCAGTGTTTACTCATTCTGATGTCAAACCTGGGATGGTGGTAAAGGCTAAGATTCTTTCAGTTGACAGCTTTGGTGCTATTGTACAAATTCCTGGTGGTGTTAAGGCACTTTGTCCTCTCCGACATATGTCTGAGTTGGAAATTGTGAAGCCCGGGAAAAAATTCCAG GTGGGAGCTGAATTGGTGTTCCGCGTGCTTGGGTGCAAGTCTAAAAGAGTGACAGTTACACACAAGAAAACCCTT GTGAAATCAAAACTAGGGATTATTAGTTCATTTGTAGATGTGACTGATGGTTTAATAACTCATGGATGGATAACAAAGATTGAAACTCATGGGTGCTTTGTACGGTTTTACAATGGGGTCCAAGGATTTGCTCCCAG ATCTGAACTTGAACTAGAGGCTGGTGGTGATCCAGGTGCAGTGTATAATGTTGGACAAGTGGTCAAATGCCGGGTCATTAGTTCCATTCCTGCTTCACGGAGGATCAACCTTAGTTTCATTATAAAACCTACAAG GATTTCTGAAGATGATGTTGTTCCACTGGGTAGCATTGTTTCTGGAATTGTTGACGAAGTAACATCAAATGCTGTAGTTGTTAAAATCAATAGTAGTGGTTTATCTAAGGGTACAATATTTACGGAGCACCTGGCTGATCATCATG GGCAAGCTACTCTGATGAAGTCAGTATTGAAACCTGGGTATAAGTTTGATCAACTACTGGTTCTAG ATTTTATGGGGAGTtcatcagaaaaagaaaaagatttaaaagaaaaacaatatcaGCGGAACAAGATGATTCTATCTGCCAAAAGTTCGCTCATCAAATATGCTCAGCAGATTCCTGCAGAGATTAGTCAGACGCATCCTAACTCAGTTGTACAT GGCTATATTTGTAACTTAATTGAGACAGGCTGCTTTGTTCGTTTCCTTGGCCCGTTAACAGCCTTTTCTCCAAGAAATCAG GCTGCAGATGAGCAGAAAACCAATATTTTGGACGCCTATTTCAAGGGGCAATCAGTTCGCTGTTATGTATCCAAA ATTAGTGGTAAAAGAGTAACAGTCTCTCTAAAGCAGACATCTTGTTCTTCAGCAGATGCATCTTTTATTCAAGACTACTTTCTTATGGATGAAAAG ATTGCTAAGTTGGAACACACGAGCTCCAGTGCATCTGATTTGAAATGGTGCGAAAGATTCAACATCGGCACAGTTGTTGAAGGTAGAGTTAAGGATGTTAAGGATGGAATTGTTGTTTGCTTTGAGAAGTACAATGATCTTTTTGGTTTTATTACCAATAACCAGC TTGGTGGAACTGTATTGGAGAAAGGCTCTGTAGTGGAAGCATTTGTTCTTGATGTCGCAAAGACAGAAAAGCTTGTTGATTTATCTCTAAAACCAGAGTTCATGAATATATCTAGAGAAAAAAGTTCCACACGTCATACCAAGAAAAAG AAACGTCAAAGGGAGGCTCTGAGGGACTTGGTGTTGCATCAGACAGTGAATGCATTAGTGGAAATTGCGAAAGATAACTACTTGGCAAGTGTTGTTATTACTATTCAATTTAGCCACCTGTTGGTGAAATATTTTGGTACATATTTAACAGTTTTTTTACTGAGCTTGTTGTCTGTGATGCAGGTTGTATCTATTCCTGATTATAATTACACTATAGGATATGCACAATTATCTGACTATAATACTCAAAATTTTCCGCGTAAAGAATTCCCAACTGGAAAGAG TGTTGTTGCAACTGTTACGGCTCTTCCAAGCCCTGAAACATCAGGAAGGTTGCTTTTACTTCTGAAGGAGGACAATGAGACATCTAGTTCTAAAAGAAGCAAAAATTCTAGCTATAAAGTGGGATCTCTGGTTGACGCAGAG ATTACTGAAATCAAAACTTTTGAGCTGAAACTGAAGTTTGGGTCTGGCATACGCGGCAGGATTCATATAACAGAG GTACATGATGCAATTGTTTTGGAAAATCCATTTTCTGGCTACAAAGTTGGGCAAACAGTGAAAGCAAGGATAGTTTCAAAGCCTAATGAGACAGATAGCAGCAGAAATGGGTCAGGGTGGGAACTTTCAGTCAGACCTGAAATTGTTAAAG GTTCCAGTGACATAGGAGACAATGCATCAGAGAAACTGAACTTTAAGATTGGGCAATGCGTGGCTGGTTATGTATATAAAGTAGAAAGTGAGTGGGTCTGGTTAGCAGTTTCTCGAAATGTTAAAGCTCAGCTACATATTCTCGATAGTTCCACTGAACCGAATGAGCTCGAGGACTTCCAAAATCGATTTCATGTTGGAAAACCTGTTTCTGGTAATGTTGTGAGTATCAACTTAGAAAAGAGGCTCTTGCGATTGGTTCTACGCTCCTTTTCTACTCCCATTTCCAAAACTATCGAGGAGCCACAAATTAATGATGTGAATAAGGATTTGACAGCGTTTATTCATGAAGGAGATATATTAGGAGGAAGGATTAGTAAAATACTTCCTGGTGTTGGTGGATTGCTTGTACAAATTGGTCCTCATATATATGGAAAAGTAAATTTCACTGAACTTGCAGACAAATGGGTGCCTGATCCGTTGTCTGGATATCATGAAGGGCAGTTTCTCAAATGTGTAGTTCTTGAAGTTAGTAATACTGCCAGGGGTACTGTTCATGTTGACTTGTCATTACGTTCTTCAAATGTCATGCCTTTGCAGGATTCAGCAGATGTTCACAGCAACGT ATGTGTGGAGAAGATTGAGGATCTTCACCCTGGTATGGTCGTAAAG GGTTATGTTAAAATTGTCTCACCAAAAGGATGCTTCATTTTGCTCTCACGGAAGATTGAAGCTAGAATTCTTTTGTCCAATCTATCTGATCAATTTGTTACAGATCTTGAGAAAGAATTTCCAGTTGGAAAACTTGTAATTGGCAG GGTTGTATCTGCGGAGCCTCTTTCGAATCGTGTTGAAGTTACATTGAAGACATCAACTGGTTCTAGTACATCAAAATCTGAGATCTCTGATTTGGGTAAATTTCATGTTGGTGATGTGATATCTGGCAAGATTAAGCGGGTCGAGTCATTTGGTTTATTCATTGCAATTGACAACACAAACGTG GTTGGATTGTGCCATGTTTCAGAGATTTCTGATGATCATATTGAGAACATTGAAGCAAAGTTCGGAGCTGGAGAGAGAGTAAATGCAATAGTATTGAAG GTAGATGAAGAAAGACACCGGATTTCTTTGGGAATGAAGAATTCATATATGAGGGGTGAAACTGTGCTCCAAATACCTTTAGATGAAGGATCCAATGAACCTATTGAAGATGGAATGAAATCTACATCTTCTACAAATAATATTTTGCTTGGACCCTCAAATATGGATGTTGAATACGAAACTGATCAATTCCCAATTCTTTCACAAGCAGAAGAAAGGGCCTATGTTCCTCCACTTGATGTTGCCCTTGATGACTTTGATCAATTTGAAGTAAATAACACTAATAGTCATAGTGAAGGTGCAAATGAAGAAGGCGTTCTAAATGAAAAGCAGAAGAGGCGCGAAAAGAAAAAGGCAAAGGAGGAGAG GGAGAAACAAATAAGAGCTGCTGAAGAAAGACTACTTGAAGAAGATGTACCAAGGACGGCTGATGAGTTTGAAAAGCTGGTTAGAAGCTCACCCAATAGCAGTTTCAACTGGATAAAATACATGGAGTTCATGATTTCTTTGGCTGATGTTGAGAAAGCTCGCTCAATTGCCGAAAG GGCTTTGAAGACAATAAATTTCCGAGAAATGGATGAGAAGTTCAACATATGTAAAGCCTACTTAAATTTGGAAAATGAGTATGGGAACCCTAAGAAG GAGGCTATTGAGAAAGTATTAAAGAAGGCATTAGAGTTTTATGATGGCAAAAAAGTTTATCTTGCACTTTTGGGAATGTACGAGAGGACTGAGCAGCATAGTTTAGCTGATGAACTTCTGAATAAAATGACAAAGGAGTTCAAGCATTCATGCAAA GTTTGGCTGAGGCGAGTTCAAAGTCTTTTGTTGCAAAAGCAAGATGCTGTTCAACCTGTTGTTGAACATGTTAAGTCAATCCTTCCTAAACATAAGCATGTCAAGTTCATATCTCAGACAGCAATTCTCGAATTCAAGATTGGGGTTCCAGATAGGGGGCGATCTTTGTTTGAAGAAATTCTACGGAAACACCCAAAGAGAACAGACCTTTGGAGTGTTTATCTTGACCAA GAGATTAAACTTAAAGATGAAGACTTAATTCGGGCACTTTTTGAAAGGGCAATCAGTCTGAGCCTCCCACCTAAAAAGATGAAG TTCTTATTTAAAAAGTATCTTGATTTTGAGAAGTCACAAGGTGATGAAGAACGAATAGAATCTGTGAAGAGGAAGGCATTGGAATATATTGAGAGTATGCCTTGA